In a single window of the Coffea eugenioides isolate CCC68of chromosome 3, Ceug_1.0, whole genome shotgun sequence genome:
- the LOC113765010 gene encoding EPIDERMAL PATTERNING FACTOR-like protein 5, protein MAVIRHRHRHRSLSFATISALLFLLLSSVSALTFNHARQFSGGAMREEIRAEVKRAGGMELIKRVLYRRRLTGPGSSPPTCRSKCGSCAPCKPVHVPIQPGLSRPLEYYPEAWRCKCGNKLFMP, encoded by the exons ATGGCCGTAATACGCCACCGCCACCGCCACCGTTCGCTGTCATTCGCTACCATCAGTGCATTACTCTTTCTCCTGCTTTCTTCAGTTTCAGCTCTTACTTTCAACCACGCCCGCCAATTCA GTGGTGGTGCAATGAGGGAGGAGATAAGAGCAGAGGTGAAAAGGGCAGGTGGGATGGAGTTAATCAAGCGAGTTTTGTATCGAAGAAGACTGACTGGACCGGGATCATCGCCGCCTACATGTAGATCCAAGTGTGGAAGTTGTGCACCGTGTAAACCGGTTCATGTTCCGATTCAACCGGGTTTGAGTCGACCACTAGAGTACTACCCGGAAGCTTGGCGGTGCAAATGTGGGAACAAGCTCTTCATGCCTTAG
- the LOC113764866 gene encoding 1,2-dihydroxy-3-keto-5-methylthiopentene dioxygenase 1-like, translating into MAIEAWFMDESGEDQRLPHKRDPPEHVSLEHLADLGVVYWHLNPENYENDEELKKIRDSRGYSYMDLLDLCPEKVENYEQKLKNFYTEHIHGDEEIRYCLEGSGYFDVRDKDDRWIRIWIKAGDLIVLPAGIYHRFTLDTSNYVKLMRLFVGEPVWTAFNRPQEDHPARKEYVKNFTEKVGVLLEAH; encoded by the exons ATGGCAATTGAG GCTTGGTTTATGGATGAAAGTGGTGAGGATCAAAGGCTTCCACATAAGAGGGACCCTCCAGAGCATGTCTCCTTGGAGCATTTGGCTGATCTTGGAGTAGTTTACTGGCATTTGAACCCGGAGAATTACGAGAACGAtgaagaattgaagaagattaGAGATAGCAGAGGCTACAGCTATATG GATTTGCTGGACTTGTGCCCTGAGAAAGTGGAGAACTATGAACAGAAGCTGAAGAACTTCTATACAGAGCACATTCATGGAGATGAGGAGATACGTTATTGCTTAGAGGGTAGTGGTTACTTTGATGTTAGAGACAAGGATGATCGTTGGATTCGCATCTGGATCAAAGCCGGTGATCTTATTGTGTTACCAGCTGGAATTTACCACCGGTTCACCCTTGACACCAGCAACTATGTGAAG CTGATGAGGTTGTTTGTGGGAGAGCCAGTTTGGACAGCCTTTAACCGGCCACAGGAGGATCATCCGGCTAGGAAGGAGTACGTGAAGAATTTCACTGAGAAGGTGGGAGTGCTACTGGAAGCTCATTGA